The nucleotide window TGCAGGCAGCTTTTTTTATGATGCAGGAAAAGTGATGTAAGGCGACTTCCGTTCAGGACTCAGGAAATTTTCCCCCAACTTGTTTTACTGCGGAAATGAAGCAGGTAATAATTTTTTAGATTTTGGTGCTCAGGCAAGGCCAGGAACGGATCTTGCTGAAGAATGGCCGCCACGGCGTCCTTGGATGCCTGTATAATATTTGCATCTGTAGTAAGGTCCAGTTTCTTAAAGTCAAGGATTCCACTCTGCTGTGTACCCAGCAGATCACCGGGGCCCCTGAGCTGCATATCCACTTCCGAGATTTTAAAACCGTCATTTGTTTCCGTCATAGTTTTTATGCGGGTCCTGCTTTCCTTTGTCAGTTTGTCTGATGTCATCAGGATGCAGAAACTCTGTTCAGCCCCGCGTCCCACACGACCGCGCAACTGATGAAGCTGCGAAAGTCCGAACCTTTCCGCACTTTCTATGATCATTACCGAAGCATTAGGCACATTTACCCCCACTTCTATTACCGTGGTGGCTACCATGATCTGCGCCTTGCCGGAGGCAAAATACTGCATGGCCTCTTCCTTTTCATTAGGCTTCATTCTGCCGTGGAGCATTGTGACATTGCATTCCTCAAAAAACTGCATGATATGGTCGAAATTCTCCATCAGGTTTTTATAGTCCAGGGTTTCGGATTCCTCAATCAGAGGATAAACGAAATACACCTGACGCCCTTTCGCAATCTCTTCGCGGGCGAAACGGAAGACACTTAACCGGTCTTTTTCGCGGCGGTGTGCCGTGATAATTGGTTTCCTGCCTAACGGCATTTCGTCGATCACCGATACATCCAAGTCACTGTAGAAACTCATTGCCAGGGTCCGAGGTATGGGCGTGGCGGTCATTACCAGAATATGCGGCGGAATCCGGTTTTTGGCCCATAAACGTGCCCGCTGTGCCACACCGAAGCGGTGCTGTTCGTCTATGATGGCCAACCCCAGGTTTTTAAACTTTACGACATCCTCCAGAACTGCGTGTGTGCCTACCAAAATGGAAAGTTCCCCGCTGAGCAGGGAGTCATGAATCAATATTCGGTCTGACTTTTTTGTTGATCCTGTAAGCAAACTGATACGGATTCCGGCAGGTTCGGTAAGTTCTTTTAGCGAATTGAAATGCTGTTGGGCCAGAATTTCGGTAGGTGCCATCATCACACTTTGGAAGCCATTGTCCATGGCAATAAGCATGGCTAAAAGTGCCACGATGGTTTTTCCGGAGCCCACATCACCCTGTAGCAAACGGTTCATCTGTACAGGTCTCCGCATATCCATCCTGATTTCCCTGACGACTCTTTTCTGCGCATTGGTGAGGGGGAAGGGCAGGTAGTGCTTGTAAAATGTGGTAAAATAGTCTCCCACCAGCGTAAATGGATTTCCCACAGCATTGGCCTGATGGTGCTGCTTCTTAAGCGCATAACTCAGCTGGAAAAAAAAGGCCTCCTCAAATTTGATCCTGCGGCTTGCCTGCTCACAGATTCGGTGGTTGGCCGGAAAATGAATATTCAGGTAAGCGTCGGCGCGGGAAAGCAGTTTCAGTCTCTGGCGTAAAGAGTCGGGGATATTCTCGCTCAGAAGCAGGGGAATTTGCGAACAGAGGCCGCGCAGAATATTCTGAAAGAACTTTTGATTCAGGCCCCGCTTGCTCAGTTTTTCCGAGCCTGGATAGATCGGTACCACTGCGGAAGTCCTCTCTTTGATGTCCTCAGTTTCAATCTCCGGATGGGACATGGAGAATTGGCTGTTAAATAAATTTACTTTGCCAAATATAAAAACAGTTCGGTTTACCGGCAGTTGTTCTCTGAGCCATTTCGAATATTTAAACCACACAAGTTCCATAGTGCCTGTCTCGTCCTGAAACTTTGCAGAAAGTCTTTTGCTGCGGCCCTCGCCCAGTTCTCGTACCTCTATGATACGCCCTTTCAGCTGAACTTCAGGCAAATTGTCGGTAAGATCCGTTATACGGTACACTTTGCTTTTGTCCAGATAGCGCAGCGGAAAAAAGTTCAGGAAATCCGCAACTGTCGCAATGCCTAAAACATTCCGGATCAGTTTCGCACGTTCCGGACCTATACTTTTCAGATATTCTACAGGGGTATCTAAGGACAGCTGATTCATGGTGATGGCCAGACAATTTCCGAAAAAAAGAAAAGACTTCCAAAAAAATGGAAAGCCTTTCTTATTTAGCAAGTTTTCATCGATGTCTGTGGGGACTTTAGTCTTTTATTTTTGACTTAAATTTTTTCTGATAATTCTCCCATTCTTCTCGGGTCTTGATTTTCAGATGTTCATCGTTCGCAAAGAAGTAAATATAGGGTTCCAGTTCCTGGGCGGTAAGCGCACCCTGAAGCATCGTAATAGGGTTGGCCTGCTCGTCCAGAAATACAACGCTGGGTACCGCGTTTACATTCATGTACTGCGTAAGTTCGTGCATGGCATTGCGCCGTTTTTTATTGCCGAAATCCGGATTACTGAAGGTGCGCCCGTACATTTTAATTTTCTGATTTCCTTCCGCATCAAATTTCACAGGATAGTAATTCTGGTTCAGATATTCGGCAATCTGCGGATGGTTATAGGTTTTCTTCTCCATCACTTTGCAGGGGCCACACCAGTCGGCATAAAAATCAATCAGAATCTTCCGTGGAGCGACTTTCTGCGCGGCTATTGCCTCATCAAGAGTCATCCATTTCAGCTGAGCTGACGCTGTGGTAAAAATCAGAAGCAGTAACACTGCGGCAAACTTTCTCATAGTATATTAGATGTATAAAATCTGATAATGTTAAATGGGATTACCTTACTTCCTGCATCAGCTTTTTCACTAACGGCGATATGGCAATCAGGATTACACCGGCTATAACGGCATAAATGCCTAGCTGCCTGTAGCCCTCTGTATAAGCCAGGAGCGCGTCCATATTGGTTGAGCCTTCCTTGGCCGTAGCCATGCCGGCACCAATAATTCCGGCCACGTACTGTCCGTAAGCGGAGGCCAGAAACCAGAGACCCATCATCATTCCCTGCAGCTTTTCGGTTGAAAGTTTGGTCATGATACTGAGTCCGATGGGTGAAAGGCACAGTTCGCCAAAGGTGATGACGAGCAATGCGATGGTGAAAATATTAAGTGAGGTGATGCCCTGCAGGTCCGCGAAGAATCTGGTAGCAAAAAGTACGTAGTAACCGGCCCCTAGGAAGATAAAGCCAAGTCCGAACTTTATAACGGTATTAGGTTCCAGTTTTCTTTTGCTTAGCCAGATCCACAGCAGCCCTAATAGTGGTGCCAGAAAAATAATGAAGAAAGCACCACCGGAATTATTTACGCCGTTAGGATCCAGGCCAAGCAGGTCCTGGTTAAGGTTCTTGGCGGCAAATATGCTTAATGAGCCCCCAGACTGTTCATATATTCCCCAAAACAGGATGGAGAAGATAATGAAGACAAGTGCTGCCCAAAGTTTTTTGCGCTCTGCGGTATTCACCTTCGCCATCTCATAAAACAGATAGATCAGGGTTAGCGGCCCCACAGTATACATAAAATAATCAGTGTACTGGGGAACCGAGACCATGATCATGATTAACGGTACAAAAAGCAGGGTCAGGATATAGGTCCCAACTACTTTCCAACGGGGCTGGCTTTGAAGTGTGCCGTCGGCCGCCAAACTCTGGGGCATTAGACCAATGGGACCCAGGCGGCGCTGGGTGAAAATAAAGTTGATGAGGCTGATGACCATCACAACCGCGGCCAGGCCGAATGCAATATTCCAGCGAAGTGCTTCCGGAATAATGTTGGCAAACATCTCGCCTTTCCCAATGGCTATACAGATATAACCTCCAAGGAGTGCGCCCAGGTTGATGCCGGCATAAAACAGCGAAAAACCTGCATCCGTCCGCGAATCTCCGGCACGGTACAGTTTACCCACCATCGTTGAAATATTGGGTTTAAAGAATCCTGTTCCCACAACGGTAAATGAGATACCCAGGAAAAAGAAATCATGCGGATTTGCGGCCAGGATCAAACTCCCGACAATCATCAGCAAACCTCCCCAGAAAAGCGATTTCCTGAAGCCCAGAATTTTATCGGCAAAGAGACCGCCTACAAATGTAAAGGCATATACGAAGGCCTGGGTAGCTCCGTACTGAAGATTAGCCTGCTCGTCATCAAACTTTAATTGTGAGATCATAAAGAAAACCAGCATTCCCCGCATTCCGTAAAAGCAGAAGCGTTCCCACATTTCAGAAAAGAACAGGGACCATATTTGCCGTGGATATTTTCCTTTGAAATCCTGTATTTGTTCCAGCGTCAGATTCATAAGATTTATTTGGCACGAATGTAGTAAAAAAAACCACCGGAAGTCCGGTGGTCATCATATTATAGAATGATTTTCTTAATGAATACCCTTCATGAACTTGTTCAGAATCGGTGAAAGCAATAATAATGCGACACCGGAAATCAACATAAGTACCGTAATGAACGGATACAGCGAAAAGTCATAGGTTTCCAGAATTTGCTCCAGGGTTGCTGCCAGATAATTACCCAGTGCAAAACTGGCCATCCAAACTCCCATCATAATGGACGTAATGTTACCCGGAGATAGTTTTGTAACCATAGAGAGACCAATTGGCGACAGCATAAGCTCACCTATGGTCAGAAGTACGTAAACGGCTACCAGCCACATTGGACTCACCAGGTTTCCGGCATCGGCGCTGTTTTGCGCCTGAGTCATAATAAAGAAGGCGAAGGCACCAATAAACATGGCCAAGGCAAATTTCACCGGCGTCCTTGGGTTCAGTTTGCGGGCTGCAAGTTTGATCCACAGCAGTGAAAATAAAGGCGCCAGGGTTACAATGGCAATTGGGTTAATGTTTTGGAACCAGGTAGTCGGGATCTCAAACCCACCTACTACACGGTCCGTATTTTCCTGTGCAAAAAGGTTGAATGTTCCGCCTGCCTGTTCGAAACCTGCCCAGAAAACGATGTTAAAGAATGCAAGGATCAGAATTACAAAAACTCTTGTCCATTCTGTTGAACCATTGGTTCCTTTAAAGATGGAAAGGGCAATGAATCCGGTTCCGGCAATTCCCAGCACCCAAACCATAATGGTATGGATAAGGTCTGATGTGTTGTTCCAGATAAACATTACGGCAAATACAAAAGCTACATTTGCGATCGTGTACACGATAATGTCCCTCCAGTCCTTAGCTACAAGGTTGGTAATTCCCTTCTCTCTGTATCCCGGTGGCAGACCTTTGTCTCCAAGCGTGTTACGGCGTGCATAAAACCACAGCACACCGATCATCATTCCGATACCGGCAGCCAGGTATCCGTAGGGCCAACCTACTTTTTCACCAAGGGTTCCCGCAACAAACGGAGAAAGGAATGCACCTATGTTAATACCCATATAGAAGATGGTAAAGGCACCGTCTTTACGCGGGTCATCATTATCATAAAGGTCACCAACTATTGTAGAGATGTTTGGTTTGAAGAAACCATTACCCAGGATCAGGACACCCAACCCAAGATAGAAGAAATTCTTTCTTGTTTCCAGGTCGCCCATCATGTCTCCTGCCGCTCCCGCAGCCAGCATAAACTGCCCGATGGCCATAACCAGACCACCGATAAGGATTGATTTTCTCTGACCGAGGATCTTATCGGCAAACCATCCACCTAAGATAGGGGTGAGGTAAACCAGAGCGGTAAATATTCCGTAAACAGAAAGAGATTCTGCACGGTCCAGTCCGAAACCTCCGGTTGCCAGTTCTGCGGTCAGGAAGATGGTGAGCAGGGCGCGCATCCCATAATAGGAGAAACGTTCCCACATTTCTGTAAAAAACAGGGAATAGAGACCCTTTGGGTGCCCCTGCGTTGGTTGTGTTGTATCCATAGTTAAATTAAAAATTATTTGTAACAGGAGCAAATATAGTTTTTTTTCGCTTCTGTACTTAGTGATTGTTATATTTTGAGGTAGATTCAGCCTAATGAGTCATAATATTCCCCATTATACCACAGCATCCTGAGATCCTGAAAACGCTAAGAGAGCAGGTATTATCTCACGGAATGTGTATGACCAGACTTACATGTCTAAATTTCTCAATTCAGCATACAAAACGGGGCAAAAATTTTGCCCCGGTTATAAAATAAAAACTGTTTTCTTACTATTTTGTAAATCTTACAGACATTTTTCTGTCTTTAGCTCGTTCAGCATCAGATGCGGAGGCATCAACTACGGCCTGCTCGCTGCCGTAACCTTCAGCACCGGTTACCTGTGCACCCACACCCAGTTTTGTAAGCTCAGACTTAATGAAATCTGCTCTGTCCTGAGAAAGTTTTTTGTTTGTTGCGGCATCGCCTGTTTTATCGGTATAACCACCAATCTTTATTTTTGCATCAGGGTATGCCTTCAGGATTTCCGCAAGATTCTGGATCTGTCCTTCAGAGCCTGGCTCAAGAGCGGTTGCAGATCCCATTTGGAAGTTTACATTGTCAAAATCGTACCATGTGGTTTTCAAAGCTTCATCATCAGCGGCATTCGTATACCCTCCGGAACGTAAAAATTCGATCATGCGGGATTCCATACCGTTGGCATAACCCTGCAAGGGTGTTCCGTTAAGATCGATTGCTGTCATTTCACCACGGTCCGCCGTCGTCATTGTTGTGTCCACCATTACGTTTGCAGAGTCCTCCACTATCACTGTAGAATCGGAATCAGTTGTCGTGACGGTTTCTTTATTATCACACTGTTTCATCAGGAACCATCCAACGAGAAGCAGGAGAAGTAGGGGAAGAAGCCATTTCCAGATGGAACTGCCTTCCGTCTTTACTTCGTCCCGGTCTACATTTACGTGGGTGGCCCCGGCGCGTGTCACCTCTACGTGAGGCTCGGTAGCGGTAGCGGTAGTGGCAGTCGCAGCTGCTTTTTCGGAGTAGCTGTCTCCGAACCAATCACCTAATCCAAGGCTGGCCATTGATAGACCCGCAGGCAAAAGTGTTGAAACTATCCCTTTCTGATCAGACAGTAATCCTGAGATTGCGCTGCGGTCCAGATTATTGTCGGCAGCGTATTTTCCCACAGAGCCGAGTGTCGCTCCTGTAACCATATTCAGCAAGGTGGAGGTAGTACCTGTACCAATCCCGGCGTAGCCTGAAATGGCATTGATGATGCCGGCAACCTTGTCTCCGAAAATACTTGCCAATACGTTCGAAATATAAGTGTTGTTCGCAGACCCGCCCAGCAAGTCGCCCAACAGCCCACTGTTTGCAGAGCCCGTAATCGAATCGAGTACTGTAGGATTGGAAGAATGGTTAGCAAAACCACCCACTACCGCAGGCAGCAGACCACTGATCGCTTTGGAAATTCCGGATTCACTTTCTCCCAGCTGCGTAGCAGCCTGTGTAACGAGCGCAGGACCTAACTGTCCTCTGATAAGATCAAGAATGTTTAATGACATAGTAGTTAAATTTTAATGTTTATCCGCAGGATGATGCAAGAATTAATCCAAATTTAAAACAGCCAAAAAACGCTCGCCTCGGGGAGAAAGCTTAGAACTTAAGGATATTAATAAGCCTTGGCAAAAATGACGCGCCGGGTTGAAGGTTTACCGGAGATCAGAGAAACTCCAGCCTCTTCTTTAGCATCCAAAGGAATACAGCGGATGGTTGCTTTTGTGAGATTCTTGATTTCCTCTTCTTCCTCAGCGGTGCCATCCCAGTGCGCAGAAATAAAGCCGCCTTTTTCTTCAAGTACCGATTTGAATTCCTCAAAAGTGTTTACTTCGGTAATGTTCGCATTCTTATAGTCCAGCGCTCTGTTATAGATGTCTTTCTGTATGCTCTGCAGCAGTTCTTCAATATAAACCTCAAGGTTTTCAATCGGCTGGACTACCTTTGTCAGCGTGTCGCGGCGTGCCACCTCTACGGTACGGTTTTCCAGGTCCCTGGCACCCATGGCTATCCTTACAGGTACTCCTTTCAATTCATATTCAGCAAACTTCCAGCCCGGTTTGTTCTGATCATCATCATCAAATTTAACGGAAATATTTTTTGCCTTAAGTTTCTGTTGAATTTCATTTGCAACAGTACGGATGTTTTCCAGCTGTTCCTCTCCTTTAAATATTGGTACGATTACAACCTGAATCGGTGCTAGTGTTGGAGGCAGCACTAAACCGTAATCATCAGAGTGCGCCATGATCAGTGCGCCCATCAGTCGTGTGCTCACACCCCAGGAGGTAGCCCAGGCATATTCTGATTTACCCTCACGGTTAGTGAACTTTACATCGAAAGCTTTTGAGAAATTCTGACCCAGGAAGTGCGAGGTTCCGGCCTGCAGGGCTTTACCGTCCTGCATCATGGCTTCAATACAGTAAGTTTCCTCTGCCCCGGCAAAACGCTCTGTGGGCGTCTTGATGCCACGGATAACCGGCATTGCCATATGATTTTCGGCA belongs to Chryseobacterium sp. and includes:
- the recG gene encoding ATP-dependent DNA helicase RecG, whose amino-acid sequence is MSLDTPVEYLKSIGPERAKLIRNVLGIATVADFLNFFPLRYLDKSKVYRITDLTDNLPEVQLKGRIIEVRELGEGRSKRLSAKFQDETGTMELVWFKYSKWLREQLPVNRTVFIFGKVNLFNSQFSMSHPEIETEDIKERTSAVVPIYPGSEKLSKRGLNQKFFQNILRGLCSQIPLLLSENIPDSLRQRLKLLSRADAYLNIHFPANHRICEQASRRIKFEEAFFFQLSYALKKQHHQANAVGNPFTLVGDYFTTFYKHYLPFPLTNAQKRVVREIRMDMRRPVQMNRLLQGDVGSGKTIVALLAMLIAMDNGFQSVMMAPTEILAQQHFNSLKELTEPAGIRISLLTGSTKKSDRILIHDSLLSGELSILVGTHAVLEDVVKFKNLGLAIIDEQHRFGVAQRARLWAKNRIPPHILVMTATPIPRTLAMSFYSDLDVSVIDEMPLGRKPIITAHRREKDRLSVFRFAREEIAKGRQVYFVYPLIEESETLDYKNLMENFDHIMQFFEECNVTMLHGRMKPNEKEEAMQYFASGKAQIMVATTVIEVGVNVPNASVMIIESAERFGLSQLHQLRGRVGRGAEQSFCILMTSDKLTKESRTRIKTMTETNDGFKISEVDMQLRGPGDLLGTQQSGILDFKKLDLTTDANIIQASKDAVAAILQQDPFLALPEHQNLKNYYLLHFRSKTSWGKIS
- a CDS encoding thioredoxin family protein; protein product: MRKFAAVLLLLIFTTASAQLKWMTLDEAIAAQKVAPRKILIDFYADWCGPCKVMEKKTYNHPQIAEYLNQNYYPVKFDAEGNQKIKMYGRTFSNPDFGNKKRRNAMHELTQYMNVNAVPSVVFLDEQANPITMLQGALTAQELEPYIYFFANDEHLKIKTREEWENYQKKFKSKIKD
- a CDS encoding peptide MFS transporter, translating into MNLTLEQIQDFKGKYPRQIWSLFFSEMWERFCFYGMRGMLVFFMISQLKFDDEQANLQYGATQAFVYAFTFVGGLFADKILGFRKSLFWGGLLMIVGSLILAANPHDFFFLGISFTVVGTGFFKPNISTMVGKLYRAGDSRTDAGFSLFYAGINLGALLGGYICIAIGKGEMFANIIPEALRWNIAFGLAAVVMVISLINFIFTQRRLGPIGLMPQSLAADGTLQSQPRWKVVGTYILTLLFVPLIMIMVSVPQYTDYFMYTVGPLTLIYLFYEMAKVNTAERKKLWAALVFIIFSILFWGIYEQSGGSLSIFAAKNLNQDLLGLDPNGVNNSGGAFFIIFLAPLLGLLWIWLSKRKLEPNTVIKFGLGFIFLGAGYYVLFATRFFADLQGITSLNIFTIALLVITFGELCLSPIGLSIMTKLSTEKLQGMMMGLWFLASAYGQYVAGIIGAGMATAKEGSTNMDALLAYTEGYRQLGIYAVIAGVILIAISPLVKKLMQEVR
- a CDS encoding peptide MFS transporter, with translation MDTTQPTQGHPKGLYSLFFTEMWERFSYYGMRALLTIFLTAELATGGFGLDRAESLSVYGIFTALVYLTPILGGWFADKILGQRKSILIGGLVMAIGQFMLAAGAAGDMMGDLETRKNFFYLGLGVLILGNGFFKPNISTIVGDLYDNDDPRKDGAFTIFYMGINIGAFLSPFVAGTLGEKVGWPYGYLAAGIGMMIGVLWFYARRNTLGDKGLPPGYREKGITNLVAKDWRDIIVYTIANVAFVFAVMFIWNNTSDLIHTIMVWVLGIAGTGFIALSIFKGTNGSTEWTRVFVILILAFFNIVFWAGFEQAGGTFNLFAQENTDRVVGGFEIPTTWFQNINPIAIVTLAPLFSLLWIKLAARKLNPRTPVKFALAMFIGAFAFFIMTQAQNSADAGNLVSPMWLVAVYVLLTIGELMLSPIGLSMVTKLSPGNITSIMMGVWMASFALGNYLAATLEQILETYDFSLYPFITVLMLISGVALLLLSPILNKFMKGIH
- a CDS encoding OmpA family protein codes for the protein MSLNILDLIRGQLGPALVTQAATQLGESESGISKAISGLLPAVVGGFANHSSNPTVLDSITGSANSGLLGDLLGGSANNTYISNVLASIFGDKVAGIINAISGYAGIGTGTTSTLLNMVTGATLGSVGKYAADNNLDRSAISGLLSDQKGIVSTLLPAGLSMASLGLGDWFGDSYSEKAAATATTATATEPHVEVTRAGATHVNVDRDEVKTEGSSIWKWLLPLLLLLLVGWFLMKQCDNKETVTTTDSDSTVIVEDSANVMVDTTMTTADRGEMTAIDLNGTPLQGYANGMESRMIEFLRSGGYTNAADDEALKTTWYDFDNVNFQMGSATALEPGSEGQIQNLAEILKAYPDAKIKIGGYTDKTGDAATNKKLSQDRADFIKSELTKLGVGAQVTGAEGYGSEQAVVDASASDAERAKDRKMSVRFTK
- the proS gene encoding proline--tRNA ligase, whose product is MAKLTSREQDYSKWYNELVVKADLAENSQVRGCMVIKPYGYAIWEKMRDELDRMFKETGHQNAYFPLFVPKSLFEAEEQNAEGFAKECAVVTHYRLKTDPNNPQKLIVDPEAKLEEELIVRPTSEAIIWSTYKNWIQSYRDLPILINQWANVVRWEMRTRLFLRTTEFLWQEGHTAHATREEALEETEKMLEVYATFAENHMAMPVIRGIKTPTERFAGAEETYCIEAMMQDGKALQAGTSHFLGQNFSKAFDVKFTNREGKSEYAWATSWGVSTRLMGALIMAHSDDYGLVLPPTLAPIQVVIVPIFKGEEQLENIRTVANEIQQKLKAKNISVKFDDDDQNKPGWKFAEYELKGVPVRIAMGARDLENRTVEVARRDTLTKVVQPIENLEVYIEELLQSIQKDIYNRALDYKNANITEVNTFEEFKSVLEEKGGFISAHWDGTAEEEEEIKNLTKATIRCIPLDAKEEAGVSLISGKPSTRRVIFAKAY